The following proteins are co-located in the Thermonema lapsum genome:
- a CDS encoding UDP-glucose dehydrogenase family protein, with protein MKIAVIGTGYVGLVTGTCFAETGNTVTCVDIDEEKVKKLQSGIVTIYEPGLEVLFERNIQQGRLRFTTDLAEGVKGAKVIFLALPTPPDEDGSADLKYILQVAEQLGPLLEDYTVVVDKSTVPVGTAELVHERIARNAKVEFDVVSNPEFLREGVAVEDFMKPERVVVGTRSERARKIMEQLYAPMVRQGNPILFMDERSAEMTKYAANAFLATKITFMNEIANLCERVGANVDEVRRGIGTDSRIGKRFLFAGIGYGGSCFPKDVQALAKTAEENGYNFRILKAVMQVNQEQKTKLIPALKEFFGGSLQGKRIAIWGLSFKPYTDDVREAPSLENIKVLLNEGAIVKAYDPEAMENVKKILGNQIEYAESPYGALVNADALMIMTEWPVFRTPDFEVVEQLLKNKAIFDGRNLYEPRQMAELGFHYVSIGRMKVAQPEIQA; from the coding sequence ATGAAAATAGCAGTTATAGGTACCGGTTACGTTGGCTTGGTTACAGGCACTTGTTTTGCCGAGACAGGAAATACCGTCACCTGCGTCGATATAGACGAAGAGAAAGTAAAGAAACTACAGAGTGGTATAGTTACCATCTACGAACCGGGCTTGGAAGTTCTTTTTGAACGCAACATTCAACAAGGGCGTCTGAGGTTTACCACCGACTTAGCCGAAGGTGTTAAAGGCGCCAAGGTCATTTTTTTGGCACTGCCTACCCCACCCGACGAAGACGGCTCTGCCGACCTGAAATACATCCTTCAAGTAGCCGAGCAGTTGGGTCCTCTGTTGGAAGATTACACTGTGGTAGTAGATAAAAGCACCGTGCCGGTAGGCACTGCCGAGCTGGTGCACGAACGCATTGCCCGCAATGCCAAAGTGGAATTCGATGTGGTCTCCAACCCCGAATTCCTGCGCGAAGGGGTGGCTGTAGAGGATTTCATGAAGCCGGAGCGGGTAGTAGTAGGTACCCGTTCGGAGCGTGCTCGCAAAATAATGGAACAGCTTTATGCACCTATGGTGCGCCAAGGCAACCCCATTCTGTTCATGGATGAACGCTCGGCTGAAATGACCAAATATGCCGCCAATGCTTTCTTGGCAACCAAAATCACCTTCATGAACGAGATAGCCAATCTGTGCGAGCGCGTAGGTGCCAATGTAGATGAGGTGCGCCGTGGCATAGGCACCGACTCCCGCATAGGCAAACGTTTTCTTTTTGCTGGCATTGGCTATGGTGGCAGCTGTTTTCCCAAAGACGTACAGGCATTGGCAAAAACAGCAGAAGAAAACGGCTATAACTTCCGCATATTGAAAGCGGTCATGCAGGTCAATCAAGAGCAAAAAACAAAGCTTATCCCTGCCCTAAAAGAGTTTTTCGGGGGCAGCCTGCAAGGCAAGCGCATTGCCATCTGGGGCTTATCCTTCAAACCCTACACCGATGACGTTCGCGAAGCTCCTTCCTTAGAGAATATAAAAGTACTCTTGAACGAAGGCGCCATAGTGAAAGCCTATGACCCCGAAGCCATGGAGAATGTGAAAAAAATACTCGGCAACCAAATAGAATATGCTGAAAGTCCTTATGGAGCTTTGGTTAATGCCGATGCCCTCATGATTATGACCGAGTGGCCCGTATTCCGCACGCCCGACTTCGAGGTAGTAGAACAGCTGCTCAAAAACAAAGCCATTTTCGACGGGCGCAATCTGTATGAACCCCGTCAAATGGCAGAGCTGGGCTTCCACTATGTGAGCATAGGCAGAATGAAAGTTGCTCAGCCGGAAATTCAAGCATAA
- a CDS encoding nucleoside deaminase — protein MILDDAYFMRIALQEAQKAYEQGEIPVGAVLVHEQKIIAKAHNQTERFLDVTAHAEILCVTAATQALGGKYLPDCTLYVTLEPCVMCAGALAWAQLGRLVFAASDEKRGYSRHQPSILHPKTQVKAGVLEAEAAALLKSFFKKLRN, from the coding sequence ATGATACTCGATGATGCCTATTTCATGCGGATAGCCTTGCAAGAAGCTCAAAAAGCCTACGAACAAGGCGAAATTCCTGTGGGCGCTGTTTTGGTTCATGAGCAAAAAATCATTGCCAAAGCGCACAATCAAACTGAGCGTTTTTTAGATGTTACGGCGCATGCCGAAATCCTTTGTGTGACGGCGGCAACACAGGCACTGGGAGGGAAGTACTTGCCTGATTGTACGCTGTATGTCACTTTGGAGCCTTGCGTGATGTGTGCCGGCGCTTTGGCATGGGCGCAACTGGGGCGCTTGGTTTTTGCTGCTTCCGACGAAAAGCGGGGCTACAGCAGGCATCAACCCTCTATTTTGCACCCCAAAACCCAAGTAAAAGCAGGTGTTTTGGAAGCAGAGGCAGCGGCGCTGCTCAAAAGCTTTTTTAAAAAGCTGAGAAACTAA